The DNA segment GAGAATGACGCACAAGAACGAACCTCCTGCATATTCTAATCCTGCTCGAGCTCTGGCTGCATGTGCCGCCTAACGGCTGGCGTTAGCTGCGGTGGGTGGGAGGATGGACTCACCCTTGAAACGGGAAAAATCCAAAGCCAGACAAATGCCCGAAAACACGGCGACTCCCACTTGTCGGCTGCACGCTGTGTTGGGCGGCAATTTGATTCTATCCATTATCGAGTAGCACGTTCTGAGGACCTTGTGAAAGCGACAATGCCACTGCTTATCAATAAAAGAAACGCGGTAGGTGCCCAGATGGCTCGCTCATCGGCACTGGGTGTGATCAGATTGAGGACAAGACTCAGGGCTGCAAAGGCGACAACGAACCAGATGAGCCAGCGTGAGACACGCGACCATTTAGGTAGCATGACTTCTGCCCTCGCGAGGACAACCGCGGCCATCGCAAGAAGCAACGCGGCTTGGACAAGCGCTGCGATGCGTAAAGCAGGTGGAAATTGACCGGGGAACGCGCCGCCCATGGCAAACGCGCCCCAGGGAGCACCTGCCGCCAACGCGATCTGAAAGGCAACGACCGCTAAAGAAATGATTGCATAAGAAAGTGCTGCGATGCGTCTCAATGTCATAGGAACTCCTTACGAGGATACACCATTATCGTCTGCCGCTCAACGCCAACCGTCAGCCACCGGGGCCGCCAACATCGTCAACCGGTCCAGATCCTCCCCGATCGGTGTGCGGAATGTTGGGCAGCGGCGCCCCGAGCCCGACCTGACCGAACGGGCCTGGGCAAACCTGCGACCCCTTCCATTCCAACCGCCTGCCCGTGAACGGCCGTCGAAGGACCGCCCAACGCCAACCGGTCTCCAATCTCCGGTCTCCGGTCTTCGGCAGACCCGCCCAACGTTCCGCGTAACCCGCGTGGCCTCTGCTACGCTTCGGCCACGTCGGGTTCACGCGGTGTTAGCCCGCCCCCTCAGCGGTCATTATGCACAACTAATGCGTTTGGTCTGCCCACTCCCACCAGAGGAGAGTGCCAACAAGTCCAGCGACGCTGGTCAGAATGACAACCACATAACTGACCATTCCAAGGTCTTCACCTTGAACGTACAAAGCGGGCACAGACCAGGGAAAGTATTCTCCCCATCCGGCGGCATTGGTGAGTTGCGCCAGGACCATGGCAAGTATCATCACGCCGATTGGCGGCAAATAACCATGCCATGCGCTTGCCGCGAACGCGATCGGCGTTACGAGTGCGATGGTTAAACATGCGCCTGCAACTACCATAGCCCCGCTTTGTAGAAAAACCTGTGACGATACTTGCGGAAGTTTCAATGCCGTGCCAATCAAGAGAGTAATGAGACAGGTGGTTGCAGTCACTGCGGTTGACCAAATCGCAATCACGATGAATTTACTCAAAACAATGGTGAATCGCGCAGTCGGCAGCGCCAGCAAATCTTTTACCGTTCGGTCAGAATACTCACGACCGAACACCCAACTGGCAATGAGACCAAAAAGAAAGGCGCCGCCTGCTCCAACTGCCAGTGTAAGAAATCGAAGATACGTTGGCCAGTCGGCGGCGCCCATCGTCAGTTGTGCTTTGGCGCTGATCAGTCCAACGCGGCGCGCCATTTCAGGATCTTTCAGGACGATCATAAAGAATCCGCCGCCTAACGGAACCATCGCAAATCCAAGCGCAGTAAACAATGGCATTTTGGATCGGCGCGCTTTGAGAAATTCGACCCAGATTGCCTGAGCGAGGTTATTCATCTTGCGCCTCCTTCCTCCATGCCGACAAGTCGCAGAAAATAATGCTCCAGGTCTTCTTCTTCGACATTGAGCATGGTCGGCGCATGACCTGCGTTTACAAGTCGAATCGCAATATCATCTGGTCGTTTGATTGCCATATCGTTCTTCATCTCGATTGTCCCATCCGAAATAATATCGGCGGAGAATCCAGCATTCACAAGCACTGCACGCGCCGCCTGATTATCTCGTGTGCGAATGACAAGTTGTCGCCGCCGATTGCGTTCAAGTTCATCCACATCGAGTTCCTGCAACAATCGCCCTTGATGAATAATGCCAATACGTTTCGCCAGCCGCGACACTTCACCCAGATTGTGACTCGACATGAAAACAGTAACGCCCTGTTTTGTCGTTAACTCGATCAAGAGATTGCGGATTTCAACAATCCCTGCTGGGTCCAAGCCATTGGCTGGTTCGTCAAGGATGATGAGTTCCGGATTGTGCAACAGCGCCTTAGCGAGACCGAGACGCTGTGCATTGCCATGCGATAACGTGTTCGTGCGTCGATCCGCATATGCGTGCAAACCCAGTTGTCCGATAACGCGATCAACCGCTTGCGGTTCGGTGCCAGGACGAAGACGCCGCATCGCTTCCAGATTTTCGCGTACGGTGAGTTCTGGATAGGCGTCCGCAGTCTCAACCAAATATCCAACCGAGCGCCATGGTTTTCTCTCGCCAACGCGAACCCGCGTACTTAGCACATGCGCTTCACCTGATGTTGGTTTGACCATTCCAAGTAACAGGCGAATCGTCGTTGTTTTGCCTGCGCCATTAAGACCCAGGAACGCGTAGATTTCGCCTTTGGCAACGCGCAAAGACAAGTCATCAACGGCGGTGACATTGCCGTATCGTTTCACAAGGTTGTTCGTTTCGATGACCGTGTGCATTTTGTCCTGAACAGCGGTAGTTAATCATTGGGGGTTGGGGATATGGGGGGGGGAGCCCAAAGTTTTTTTGCGCCGGGTGGCCCGCGGCCACACACCCGGAGAAAACCCCGTTCCCCCCCCGCTGTTGATGAAAACCCCCCAGAGGGGGCGCGGCCCCGCGACTTGGGGGGGGCCCCCTAAAGAAAAGGCCGGGCCTGCCTCTGTTTACCTTTGCAAAGGCTGCCATTTCCATCTTCTATCCTGCTTGGTGATATGCCCTAAACTGGGAAACGGAGAAAAATGAAAAGCCAGGACCAAGGCGTTTTGCTCTGCTGCACGTGGATAAATGGCTTGTCTGGTCGCAACTGTCTGCTCAGGAATTTGGTCTAGCTGAGAATACCATTCTGGATATTCAATCTGGATTGGATGGAGGGCGACATCAACCATATCAAGCAGGTATTCTCCACGTGACGCAACCTCAACGGCTATATGTCCGGTGGTATGTCCCGGCGCAGCAATAACCCGAATACCAGGAACAATCTCGGTTTCTTTATCAAGCGTCTGGAGTTGTCCGGCAAGTGGCGGAAGTTTCTGGCGGGCAATGCTGGCCGCCCACTCAGAAGACTCCCTCAGAGTTGTCTCTGTGGTCCAAAAATCCCATTCATCCCGCCACATATAATACGTGGCCTCTGAAAATGTTACATTCCCCGTGCCATCAACACATCCACCAATATGGTCGGCATGGCCATGTGTAAGAATCACGGTGTCAATGTCTTGTGGCTGAAAGCCTTCCTCGCGTAGTAGTGGCAATAACTGCCCTCCGTATTCGCTGCCCGTTCCAAAACCGGTGTCAACCAGTACGACATTGTTCGGTGTTTTGATAAGCAGACAGGTCCACGTAGAAGGTAAATAGTCAGGTTCATGACCATAGCGTTGGAGGACTTGCAGGAGTTCATCTTCTGGGGCGTTGGCGAATAACATATGGGCATTGCCGACAAAGCCCCCGTCATTGACGACCAAACATTGAAAATCTCCAATTTTAAGACGATAGCTGTCCCCCATTCTCCTACTCCTTAAAATGTTCTCTCGCTTCGCGGTTTGTCATTTGGCCGCCCAACGCGCCCCGCTTGAAACACCGCCGGTGGACGGGCATCCTCAGATTGACGGCGAACGGTGGAGTGCCGCCCGTCGCACGATCGCACATTTTCGCCATCCGCAATACCCGTGTTTAGAGTTCGTCCTGCAACTCCTCATGTGAAATGTCGCAATCGCGCAGTATTTGAGCGAGTAAACCACGTCCAATGGTTTCCCCACGATGCACCGGTACTACCGTGCCGCGCCCATCTGCGTGTCGGAGGAAATGATGACTGCCCTTGATGCGGATCACGTCGAAGCCCAACTTGCGCAAGGCCTTGATGAGTTGCGCACCGGAGACTGAAGAAAACGTACTCATGCCATGACCGCCACGCGTTGTATCCCAATGAATTCATTGGTTATGGGTTCCTGAACCTCCAGGCAGAGCTCGATCGCCTCCTTGATGCGCTTCATCAGGACATCCAACGATTTCGCTTGGGTATGACAACCGCGTAACGCGGGCACGGAGGCTACAAAGTAGCCATCTTCATCCTTCTCGATCATCACGCTGAATTCTCGCATCATGTTTCCCGTCTCCAAGGTTGTAAGGCTCTATCGCTGTCTACGCTCTATCCTACCACGACTTGCGCCTCTGCGCTAGCGGATTCAAGAAGTTCGGAAGAAGGTGAGGCTCTACCTAAAAGGCGGCGCGTGCCGGCAATTGCCGGACGCGCCGCCCATCTTATCACGGAGAGCGCAGAGAGCGCCCAGGTTCCGATTCCCGCGGCGTTCTCC comes from the Candidatus Amarolinea dominans genome and includes:
- a CDS encoding ABC transporter permease, with the protein product MNNLAQAIWVEFLKARRSKMPLFTALGFAMVPLGGGFFMIVLKDPEMARRVGLISAKAQLTMGAADWPTYLRFLTLAVGAGGAFLFGLIASWVFGREYSDRTVKDLLALPTARFTIVLSKFIVIAIWSTAVTATTCLITLLIGTALKLPQVSSQVFLQSGAMVVAGACLTIALVTPIAFAASAWHGYLPPIGVMILAMVLAQLTNAAGWGEYFPWSVPALYVQGEDLGMVSYVVVILTSVAGLVGTLLWWEWADQTH
- a CDS encoding ABC transporter ATP-binding protein, giving the protein MHTVIETNNLVKRYGNVTAVDDLSLRVAKGEIYAFLGLNGAGKTTTIRLLLGMVKPTSGEAHVLSTRVRVGERKPWRSVGYLVETADAYPELTVRENLEAMRRLRPGTEPQAVDRVIGQLGLHAYADRRTNTLSHGNAQRLGLAKALLHNPELIILDEPANGLDPAGIVEIRNLLIELTTKQGVTVFMSSHNLGEVSRLAKRIGIIHQGRLLQELDVDELERNRRRQLVIRTRDNQAARAVLVNAGFSADIISDGTIEMKNDMAIKRPDDIAIRLVNAGHAPTMLNVEEEDLEHYFLRLVGMEEGGAR
- a CDS encoding MBL fold metallo-hydrolase gives rise to the protein MGDSYRLKIGDFQCLVVNDGGFVGNAHMLFANAPEDELLQVLQRYGHEPDYLPSTWTCLLIKTPNNVVLVDTGFGTGSEYGGQLLPLLREEGFQPQDIDTVILTHGHADHIGGCVDGTGNVTFSEATYYMWRDEWDFWTTETTLRESSEWAASIARQKLPPLAGQLQTLDKETEIVPGIRVIAAPGHTTGHIAVEVASRGEYLLDMVDVALHPIQIEYPEWYSQLDQIPEQTVATRQAIYPRAAEQNALVLAFHFSPFPSLGHITKQDRRWKWQPLQR
- a CDS encoding type II toxin-antitoxin system HicA family toxin — encoded protein: MSTFSSVSGAQLIKALRKLGFDVIRIKGSHHFLRHADGRGTVVPVHRGETIGRGLLAQILRDCDISHEELQDEL
- a CDS encoding type II toxin-antitoxin system HicB family antitoxin yields the protein MMREFSVMIEKDEDGYFVASVPALRGCHTQAKSLDVLMKRIKEAIELCLEVQEPITNEFIGIQRVAVMA